In Caloenas nicobarica isolate bCalNic1 chromosome 5, bCalNic1.hap1, whole genome shotgun sequence, a single genomic region encodes these proteins:
- the FTH1 gene encoding ferritin heavy chain: MAAPTSQVRQNYHQDCEAAVNRQINLELYASYVYLSMSYYFDRDDVALKNFAKYFLHQSHEEREHAEKLMKLQNQRGGRIFLQDIKKPDRDDWENGLTAMECALHLEKNVNQSLLELHKLATEKNDPHLCDFIETHYLDEQVKAIKELGDHVTNLRKMGAPKYGMAEYLFDKHTLGDGDNHS; this comes from the exons ATGGCAGCGCCCACTTCCCAGGTGCGCCAGAACTACCACCAGGACTGCGAAGCCGCCGTCAACCGGCAGATCAACCTGGAGCTCTACGCGTCCTACGTGTATCTCAGCATG tcctACTATTTTGACCGGGATGATGTGGCACTGAAGAACTTCGCCAAGTACTTCCTGCATCAGTCCCATGAGGAACGCGAGCATGCTGAGAAACTGATGAAGCTCCAGAATCAGAGGGGTGGACGCATCTTCTTGCAGGACATCAAG AAGCCAGATCGTGATGACTGGGAGAATGGCCTCACTGCAATGGAGTGCGCCCTGCACCTGGAGAAGAATGTGAACCAGTCACTGCTGGAGCTGCACAAACTGGCAACTGAAAAGAATGATCCACAT TTGTGCGACTTCATTGAGACTCACTACCTGGATGAGCAGGTGAAAGCCATCAAAGAGCTGGGTGACCATGTTACCAACCTGCGGAAGATGGGGGCCCCGAAGTACGGCATGGCCGAGTACCTGTTCGACAAGCACACCCTCGGGGACGGCGACAACCACAGCTGA
- the LOC135989830 gene encoding olfactory receptor 5AR1-like produces MVRRNKTTVDEFVFLGITDTWELQVILFVLFLLISITSLVGNLGMITLIRLDSRLRTPMYFFLSHLSLVDLGNSSAVAPKMLLSFFEERKVISVPGCAAQMYFCGVCLITECYLLAAMAYDRYMAICNPLRYGATMSRKFCVQLAVGSYMVSTVNEIALVSSTFSLRFCGPNVINHFFCDIPPLLKLSCSGTTGSEHVLFAVATFIALSTLVFILLSYSCILTTVLRIRSSEGKHKAFSTCASHLISVLFFYGTMIFMYLRPSSSYSLDRDKVASVVYTLVIPMLNPLIYSLRNTEVKDALKRLLEKVLVSFRNQTGREVS; encoded by the coding sequence ATGGTCAGAAGAAACAAGACGACTGTTGatgagtttgttttcttgggAATCACAGATACTTGGGAGCTGCAGGTCATTCTCTTTGTTCTGTTCCTTCTGATCTCCATCACCTCGTTGGTGGGGAACCTCGGCATGATCACATTAATCAGGCTTGACTCCCGACTCCGCActcccatgtacttcttcctcagCCACCTCTCTCTGGTAGACCTCGGTAATTCCTCAGCTGTTGCTCCCAAAATGCTCCTGAGCTTCTTCGAAGAAAGGAAAGTCATCTCTGTGCCCGGGTGTGCAGCCCAGATGTATTTTTGCGGCGTCTGCTTGATCACCGAGTGTTACCTGCTGGCTGCCATGGCCTATGACCGATACATGGCCATCTGCAATCCTCTGCGCTACGGGGCCACCATGTCTCGAAAGTTTTGTGTCCAGCTGGCCGTGGGATCCTACATGGTATCTACTGTGAATGAAATAGCGCTCGTCAGCTCAACGTTCAGCCTACGCTTCTGTGGCCCTAACGTCATCAATCACTTCTTCTGTGACATTCCTCCGCTCCTCAAACTTTCCTGCTCCGGTACGACTGGCAGCGAACACGTGCTTTTTGCTGTTGCTACTTTTATTGCTCTCAGCACTTTAGTGTTCATTCTTCTCTCTTACAGTTGTATCCTCACCACCGTCCTGAGGATCCGCTCCTCAGAGGGCAAGCACAAAGCTTTCTCCACCTGTGCCTCACATTTGATATCAGTCCTGTTTTTTTACGGGACTATGATCTTCATGTACCTCCGCCCCAGTTCTAGCTACTCCTTGGACCGGGACAAAGTGGCGTCTGTTGTCTACACCCTGGTGATTCCCATGCTGAACCCCCTGATCTACAGCCTGAGGAACACAGAGGTGAAGGATGCTCTCAAGAGGCTCCTAGAAAAAGTTCTTGTTTCCTTTAGAAATCAAACTGGTAGAGAGGTGTCATAA